A portion of the Paenibacillus sp. PvR098 genome contains these proteins:
- a CDS encoding protein-glutamate O-methyltransferase CheR: MSALLKQNAVYTARDEGKEPKDKERERIEISLLLEGLYRWYGYDFRNYAYPSIQRRIWHRIHAERLGTISGLQERILHDRDCMERLIADLVIHVTEMFRDPTLFSALREQVVPLLKAAPSIRIWHAGCSTGEEVYSTAILLYEEGLYDRARIYATDINEEVLHVAERASYPLKKMQGYTKNYLGAGGKDDFSRYYNASGDAATFHPFLREKIVFAQHNLVTDRSFNEFHVIFCRNVLIYFDSMLQNQVHDLFYESLSSSGILVLGHKESITFTKHAQKYEALVNEDKIFRKIK, from the coding sequence ATGAGTGCGCTGCTGAAACAAAATGCGGTATACACTGCCCGGGACGAGGGCAAGGAGCCGAAGGATAAGGAGCGGGAGCGGATTGAAATCAGTCTGCTGCTGGAAGGCCTTTACCGGTGGTACGGTTATGATTTCCGTAATTATGCCTATCCTTCGATACAACGCCGGATATGGCATCGTATCCATGCGGAAAGACTGGGAACCATTTCGGGGCTGCAGGAGAGAATACTGCATGACCGTGACTGTATGGAACGCTTAATCGCAGATCTGGTTATCCATGTCACCGAGATGTTTCGTGACCCGACATTGTTTTCTGCGCTTCGTGAGCAGGTTGTGCCGCTGCTTAAAGCTGCGCCGTCCATCCGTATATGGCATGCTGGCTGCTCTACAGGAGAAGAAGTGTATTCCACGGCCATTTTACTTTATGAGGAGGGCTTGTACGACAGGGCCCGCATCTACGCAACCGATATTAATGAAGAAGTACTGCATGTCGCGGAGCGAGCATCCTATCCATTAAAAAAAATGCAAGGATATACGAAAAATTACCTGGGTGCCGGAGGAAAAGACGATTTCTCCCGATACTATAACGCTTCGGGGGATGCGGCCACGTTCCATCCCTTCCTGCGGGAGAAGATTGTGTTCGCCCAGCATAATTTGGTCACGGATCGATCGTTTAACGAGTTTCATGTTATTTTTTGCCGTAATGTACTGATTTATTTTGATTCGATGCTGCAAAACCAGGTACATGACTTGTTTTATGAGAGCTTAAGTTCATCGGGTATTCTGGTGTTGGGGCATAAGGAATCGATTACCTTTACAAAGCATGCGCAAAAATATGAAGCTCTGGTCAATGAAGATAAAATATTCCGTAAGATCAAATGA
- the dgoD gene encoding galactonate dehydratase — MKIKSMELFQVPPRWLFLKVTTDDGIVGWGEPIVEGKADTVRAAVEEMSDYLIGKDAGHIEDLWQVLYRGGFYRGGPILTSAISGIEQALWDIKGKRLGVPVYELLGGPVRDKMRVYAWIGGDKPIDVAEAAGEKMAEGYTAVKMNGTAEMEWIDTPQKVQEAVERLAAVREAIGWDIGIGVDLHGRVHKTMAKVLIKELEPFKPMFIEEPVLPENNEVIPEITRGISVPIATGERMYTRWDFKRLLTQGGVDIIQPDLSHAGGIWEVRKIAAMAEAFDVAVAPHCPLGPIALAASLQLDFCTPNAFIQEQSLGIHYNQGSDLLDYLADPAVFHYQDGFVRRLAAPGLGVEINESKVREMAAVGHRWRNPVWRNEDGTVTEW, encoded by the coding sequence ATGAAAATCAAATCGATGGAGCTTTTTCAAGTCCCGCCGCGTTGGCTGTTTTTGAAGGTGACGACGGATGACGGCATTGTCGGATGGGGGGAGCCGATCGTCGAAGGGAAAGCCGATACGGTGCGCGCCGCAGTGGAGGAAATGAGCGATTACCTGATCGGCAAAGACGCCGGACACATTGAGGACCTGTGGCAGGTGCTGTATCGGGGAGGTTTTTACCGGGGAGGGCCGATTCTGACCAGTGCGATTTCCGGTATTGAACAGGCGTTGTGGGATATCAAGGGTAAGCGGCTGGGTGTGCCCGTATACGAGCTGCTTGGCGGTCCAGTCCGGGATAAAATGCGAGTCTATGCTTGGATCGGCGGCGATAAGCCTATAGATGTTGCGGAGGCAGCCGGAGAGAAGATGGCGGAAGGCTATACCGCAGTCAAAATGAACGGTACGGCGGAGATGGAATGGATCGACACGCCGCAGAAGGTGCAGGAGGCTGTGGAACGATTGGCAGCGGTGCGTGAAGCCATAGGCTGGGACATAGGCATTGGTGTGGATCTGCATGGCCGTGTCCACAAAACCATGGCCAAAGTGCTTATCAAGGAGTTGGAGCCGTTCAAGCCGATGTTCATCGAAGAGCCGGTGCTGCCTGAGAACAATGAGGTGATCCCTGAGATCACCAGGGGCATCAGTGTGCCGATTGCAACGGGAGAGCGCATGTATACGCGCTGGGATTTCAAGCGGCTGCTTACACAAGGCGGCGTGGATATTATCCAGCCCGATCTCAGTCATGCCGGAGGCATATGGGAGGTGCGCAAAATTGCGGCGATGGCGGAGGCCTTCGACGTCGCGGTAGCACCGCACTGTCCGCTCGGGCCGATCGCGCTGGCTGCGTCTCTGCAGCTTGATTTCTGCACGCCCAATGCATTTATTCAGGAGCAGAGCCTAGGTATCCACTACAATCAAGGCTCAGACCTGCTGGATTATTTAGCTGATCCTGCTGTGTTTCATTATCAGGACGGTTTTGTCCGCCGGCTTGCCGCACCAGGACTAGGAGTGGAGATCAATGAATCAAAGGTGCGTGAAATGGCGGCTGTGGGGCACCGTTGGCGCAACCCGGTTTGGCGGAATGAGGATGGCACTGTTACGGAATGGTGA
- a CDS encoding general stress protein produces MFHSIVVANGEQEVKQAVRDFQSAGRQVDQIQILAHENVNTDQLFRPQYASRIGFVGESMAHTVTPCYKCEGAALREKLQSLGLSPTAIQYYEQEMTQGRIVIAVDDQSLLTKYY; encoded by the coding sequence ATGTTTCATTCCATCGTTGTTGCCAATGGCGAACAGGAAGTGAAGCAGGCGGTTCGTGATTTTCAATCTGCGGGCCGCCAAGTAGATCAAATTCAAATTCTGGCACATGAAAATGTGAATACGGATCAGCTGTTTAGGCCCCAATATGCCAGTCGTATCGGCTTTGTCGGGGAATCGATGGCCCACACGGTGACACCGTGCTATAAATGTGAAGGTGCTGCGCTTCGGGAGAAACTACAGTCCTTGGGTTTGTCTCCAACCGCAATACAGTATTACGAGCAGGAAATGACACAAGGTAGAATCGTCATTGCTGTGGATGACCAATCGTTGTTGACCAAGTATTATTAA
- a CDS encoding ATP-binding protein, with protein sequence MGLLNEPIRILLVDDQQENLLALEAVLEDQNYHLVKAASGEEALRCLLKYEFAVIVLDVHMPGMDGFETAQWIKSREKTRTVPIIFVTAAPDEQEQSFTAYSVGAIDYIVKPFVPRILKSKIEGFVAMYVAQKKLQQQTELLNERTRELEKAKEEAEQGALAKSQFLAVMSHEIRTPLNGVIAMADLLVETDLSSDQREYAETIRRSGVALLHVINDILDLSKIESGKVEVKEDLLNLRICLIETFEMFYAECRRKSLEITYDIDLMVPDCVLGDESRLRQILINLVGNAVKFTEQGGVHVSVSHLNSEAEMQELEFRVTDTGIGIPEEKRSMLFEPFTQADSSMTRKYGGTGLGLAICKNLVQLMGGRIGLEDHGRPGAEFVFSILVKACEEHDLIT encoded by the coding sequence GTGGGCCTTTTGAACGAACCGATTCGCATTCTGCTCGTGGATGACCAGCAAGAAAACCTGCTGGCTCTGGAAGCGGTGCTGGAAGACCAAAATTATCATTTAGTGAAAGCAGCTTCCGGTGAGGAAGCGCTGCGGTGTCTTCTGAAGTATGAATTTGCCGTTATTGTGCTTGATGTTCATATGCCGGGTATGGATGGCTTCGAAACGGCGCAATGGATTAAATCACGCGAAAAGACAAGGACGGTTCCGATCATATTCGTTACCGCGGCGCCCGATGAACAGGAGCAATCGTTCACAGCGTATTCCGTCGGGGCTATCGATTACATCGTCAAGCCGTTCGTACCGCGAATATTAAAGTCGAAGATTGAGGGCTTCGTCGCCATGTATGTAGCGCAAAAAAAGCTTCAGCAGCAAACCGAGCTTCTGAATGAACGTACGCGGGAGCTGGAGAAGGCTAAGGAAGAGGCGGAGCAGGGGGCACTGGCAAAATCGCAGTTTCTGGCGGTAATGAGCCATGAAATTCGGACGCCGCTGAATGGAGTTATCGCGATGGCCGATTTGCTGGTAGAGACCGACCTCAGCAGTGATCAGCGTGAATATGCAGAGACGATCCGACGTAGTGGGGTCGCTCTGCTGCATGTGATCAACGATATTCTGGATCTGTCTAAAATCGAGTCCGGCAAGGTGGAGGTCAAAGAGGATCTCCTCAATCTTCGCATCTGCTTAATCGAAACGTTCGAGATGTTTTATGCCGAGTGCCGCCGCAAATCGCTCGAGATCACCTACGACATTGATCTTATGGTTCCCGATTGTGTGCTTGGAGACGAATCTAGACTGCGGCAAATCTTGATTAACCTGGTCGGAAATGCAGTGAAATTTACCGAACAAGGCGGTGTTCATGTCTCCGTATCGCATCTGAACAGCGAGGCGGAGATGCAGGAGCTTGAATTCCGCGTAACGGATACGGGTATAGGCATTCCCGAGGAAAAGAGGAGCATGCTGTTTGAGCCGTTCACCCAGGCGGATTCCTCCATGACTCGCAAGTACGGCGGTACGGGTCTGGGGCTGGCTATCTGCAAAAATCTGGTCCAATTGATGGGCGGTCGCATCGGTCTTGAGGATCATGGACGTCCTGGAGCGGAGTTTGTGTTTTCAATTCTCGTTAAGGCGTGTGAGGAACACGACCTGATCACGTAA
- a CDS encoding general stress protein — MSLRTKIRLVNDEEAVIRAIRGFREEGHSLNEIYVLAHNDEQTEGLSQLTDTNTIGIMEEGMATAFANLFRSRGDQLRAKLEGLGISASEADRYESELDKGRIMVLVWLENDTRTLEREEEDAARRHERVEDVAIPPMGIYMEGKRGAERTT; from the coding sequence ATGAGCTTGAGAACAAAAATCAGATTGGTTAACGATGAAGAAGCCGTGATCAGGGCCATTCGCGGCTTTCGTGAAGAAGGGCATTCCTTAAATGAGATTTATGTTCTGGCACATAATGACGAGCAAACCGAAGGGCTCAGCCAATTAACGGATACGAATACGATTGGCATCATGGAGGAAGGCATGGCAACGGCTTTCGCCAACCTGTTCCGCTCTCGCGGCGACCAGCTGCGCGCCAAACTCGAAGGCCTCGGCATCTCAGCTTCGGAAGCAGACCGCTATGAGTCTGAGCTGGACAAAGGCCGCATCATGGTGCTTGTATGGCTTGAAAACGATACCCGCACGCTGGAACGAGAGGAGGAGGATGCGGCCCGTCGACACGAACGCGTGGAGGATGTAGCCATCCCGCCGATGGGTATTTACATGGAGGGTAAACGGGGGGCCGAACGAACAACATAA
- a CDS encoding glucose-1-phosphate adenylyltransferase — translation MSFKACVAMLLAGGEGRRLGVLTRSKAKPAVRFGGAYRIIDFGLSNCKNSGIRTVGVVTQYQAASLEEHIGEGTAWSEDADGISMLPPENGVYEGTADAVYKNQAFLERHDPEHVLILSGDHIYRMDYRKLLERHVQTQADATIAVTPVPWEEAHRFGIMRTDERGRVLEFSEKPKQPKSRLASMGIYIFRRSYLKQVLEADALDPQSSRDFGKDVIPSMLRTGAKLQTYLFEGYWRDVGTIESLWESHMDLIGEKPKFSCTEAKWPMYTSKAATIGQAYVQSAARIRQSIIASSCRILGHVEQSVVAHNVYVGHGSVLQNCVVMPGARIGSNVYLRNAIIGEDAVLEDGVSVEIPSHGLVAVVGDAETVRNKNQRMPKIYIPQVQLQWEHAK, via the coding sequence ATGAGTTTTAAAGCTTGTGTAGCCATGCTGCTTGCTGGCGGAGAAGGACGCCGACTGGGCGTATTGACCCGTTCAAAGGCCAAACCTGCGGTGCGCTTTGGCGGAGCCTACCGGATTATTGATTTCGGATTAAGCAACTGCAAAAATTCAGGGATTCGCACGGTAGGGGTAGTAACTCAATATCAGGCTGCCTCTTTAGAAGAGCATATCGGAGAGGGGACAGCGTGGTCGGAAGATGCGGACGGAATCTCTATGCTTCCTCCCGAGAACGGAGTATATGAAGGAACCGCTGATGCAGTGTACAAAAATCAAGCTTTTCTCGAGCGTCATGATCCCGAGCATGTGCTGATTTTGTCGGGAGATCACATCTATCGTATGGATTACCGCAAGCTTTTGGAACGTCATGTACAGACACAAGCAGATGCGACAATAGCCGTAACACCTGTTCCATGGGAAGAAGCCCATCGCTTCGGCATTATGCGAACGGACGAAAGGGGACGTGTCCTGGAATTCTCTGAGAAGCCGAAGCAGCCTAAGAGCAGATTAGCTTCCATGGGCATCTATATTTTCCGCCGATCCTATTTAAAGCAGGTGCTTGAAGCGGATGCTCTTGATCCGCAATCGAGCCGAGATTTCGGAAAGGATGTCATTCCGTCTATGCTGAGGACGGGTGCTAAGCTTCAAACCTATTTATTCGAAGGATATTGGCGTGATGTAGGTACGATAGAAAGCCTGTGGGAATCGCATATGGATCTCATCGGCGAGAAGCCTAAGTTTAGCTGTACCGAAGCGAAGTGGCCGATGTACACATCCAAAGCGGCGACCATAGGACAAGCCTATGTGCAATCGGCAGCTCGCATCAGACAGTCCATTATCGCAAGCAGTTGCAGGATTTTGGGACATGTAGAACAGTCCGTTGTAGCCCATAACGTATATGTAGGGCACGGAAGCGTGCTTCAGAATTGTGTCGTGATGCCCGGTGCAAGGATAGGCAGCAATGTATATCTACGTAACGCCATTATTGGGGAAGACGCCGTCCTGGAGGACGGAGTATCTGTAGAAATTCCGTCTCATGGGTTGGTCGCTGTAGTCGGCGATGCCGAGACGGTGAGGAATAAGAACCAGAGAATGCCCAAAATTTATATTCCTCAAGTCCAGCTCCAATGGGAGCATGCCAAATAA
- a CDS encoding fused response regulator/phosphatase encodes MNIAIVDDNPVNIIVIEKILKSAGYESIWKASSAQELLNRLNEHAHTGAMPVDLILMDMMMPEMDGIEACRRIQQDEVLKDIPVIIVTALGDSNKLAEALEAGAIDYVMKPVNKVELIARIRVALRLKYEKDWHKHNEARIREELELAKKVQSGVLSPPLQKELLEISAAYYPSSELAGDFYAWYRVDDHRHGAIILDIMGHGISSSLVCMFISSVIQDTITRFVSPEFVIAELNRYMKQLNHKNPSISYYFTAIYLLIDTKDKTIEYVNAGHPPGFLFEEGKAPIELGQGSCAVGFFDQMEITKSTFTYQNPIRVVLYTDGLLEALPLPEDHPEDSPESDLLALRLHSRIRGEHNPIKLVESLLQPNDQETYSDDICLVLITAK; translated from the coding sequence ATGAACATTGCCATCGTAGACGATAACCCGGTCAACATTATCGTTATTGAAAAAATATTAAAAAGCGCAGGTTACGAATCGATTTGGAAGGCTTCTTCGGCGCAGGAATTGCTTAATCGTCTTAACGAGCATGCCCATACGGGGGCAATGCCCGTTGACCTGATTTTGATGGATATGATGATGCCGGAGATGGACGGGATAGAAGCTTGCCGCCGCATTCAACAGGATGAAGTACTCAAAGATATTCCGGTCATCATCGTGACCGCTCTCGGTGATTCTAATAAGCTGGCGGAAGCATTGGAGGCCGGAGCGATCGATTATGTGATGAAGCCGGTCAACAAGGTCGAGTTGATCGCCCGCATCCGCGTGGCTCTTCGCTTGAAATACGAAAAAGATTGGCACAAGCATAACGAGGCCCGCATTCGCGAGGAGCTGGAGCTGGCGAAAAAAGTGCAGAGCGGAGTATTGAGTCCGCCTCTGCAGAAGGAGCTCCTCGAAATCAGTGCCGCGTATTATCCTTCCTCTGAGCTGGCTGGTGATTTTTATGCTTGGTACCGAGTCGACGATCACCGGCATGGCGCGATAATTCTCGACATCATGGGCCATGGCATCTCATCTTCTCTAGTCTGCATGTTCATTTCTTCGGTCATTCAGGATACGATTACCCGTTTCGTTTCGCCGGAATTCGTTATCGCGGAGCTGAATCGATATATGAAGCAACTGAATCATAAAAATCCTTCGATTAGCTATTATTTTACGGCCATTTACTTGCTCATTGATACGAAGGACAAAACAATTGAGTACGTTAATGCCGGACACCCGCCCGGCTTTCTTTTTGAAGAAGGGAAGGCGCCAATTGAGCTTGGCCAAGGAAGCTGCGCCGTTGGTTTTTTCGATCAGATGGAGATTACCAAGAGCACGTTCACTTACCAGAATCCAATTCGGGTTGTGCTGTACACGGACGGATTGCTGGAGGCGCTGCCACTGCCGGAGGATCACCCGGAGGACTCCCCGGAATCAGATCTGCTCGCGCTGCGGCTGCATAGTCGCATTCGCGGCGAGCATAATCCGATAAAGCTTGTGGAAAGCCTGCTGCAGCCCAATGATCAGGAAACGTATAGCGATGATATCTGCCTGGTGTTGATTACAGCCAAGTAA
- a CDS encoding response regulator, translating to MRIKTKLYLGYSIMLLVLFVVGGIGINRMNDSDFSMKEVYENRYKKVQLSTQIQNDASVLAKALADLVQLDLPESERQNIQIIHRTSELVSSQMQQMNTLFTDPTERALAVELRVKGSQFLEYKDQVLRMYETGNKTEADDLQRQTGNSLQEEFFLSMREIGDYQEEALNNEVSQVLDDNREAYMSTAVITSIGLLIGLGIMYWIAFSLNRGLDILSTMITNFANAKRAELSYRIPITTNDEFGRLAVVFNEMVDKIEQSAITERRLNKINEDSLWLQTEMSRVYYNLQQIDELEEIGEAFISELVRIVGAHDGALYVIKGSGAERKLDLMGVYARSESDADKQLEVGSGLIGQCAKDGQPISVEGYKGEYGKIRSSFGELQEMTLTIQPIKYDEQILGAFELTSLASFNEIEQKMIVQMAELFGILLNSIQGRIRIEELLRIHQALNDELQSQSEELLSQQDELKASNEKLEEQTRELKASEEALQRQQEELEQGNEALMNKTAELEVQIKETEEINRQVELAKESLERQALELALASRYKSEFLANMSHELRTPLNSLLILSQLLKENKEGRLSSKQVEYAETIYSSGCDLLRLIDDVLDLAKVESGRMEVNSEPVLLQEIADTLHKAFDPVALSKELQYEIRLGENLPASIQTDPSRLQQILKNLLSNAFKFTHSGGVVLEIRHAQKSELMLAFAVEDTGIGISSEKQEMIFEAFQQADGTTSRQYGGTGLGLSISRQLAFLLGGSLELESKEGSGSRFTLYLPMETVQSFEEFASAGIPAAAAAKETQSPAVDLQAHAAYDPKKSEVLTTGHHLSDDRDRIEEGDKVLLIIEDDAHFAAILLDMARSRNFKALVALQGDTGLQLAKRYRPHAILLDIQLPVIDGWSVLVKLKNDSETRHIPVHVISVVDEIHQGLSMGAIAWLKKPSSRENLEQAFAHIQSFLNRDLRNLLIVQPDEEHRGNLIELIAHDDISITGVSSGEAALAAISEQPFDCMVLDYGLTDMSVYELLDRIKVDEGLRRLPIIIYTGKTLDKKEQLRLKKYAESIIIKDVKSPERLLDETSLFLHRVEERLPDEKKLVLQKLHSFEAVFTGKKVLLVDDDIRNIFALSNLLEGLDMQVAFAETGKQALELLDREPDFDIVLMDIMMPVMDGYDAMRAIRADVRFDKLPIIALTAKAMKGDRDKCIQAGASDYITKPVHTEQLLSLMRVWLCK from the coding sequence ATGAGGATTAAGACGAAGTTATACTTGGGGTATAGTATCATGCTCCTAGTGTTGTTTGTTGTAGGGGGGATCGGCATCAATCGGATGAATGATTCCGATTTCAGCATGAAGGAGGTTTATGAAAATCGCTACAAAAAGGTGCAATTGAGCACCCAAATTCAAAATGACGCTTCGGTTCTGGCTAAGGCGTTGGCAGATTTGGTCCAGCTGGATTTGCCGGAAAGCGAGCGGCAAAATATTCAAATTATACATCGGACTTCCGAATTAGTTTCTTCTCAAATGCAGCAAATGAACACCTTGTTTACAGACCCGACAGAAAGGGCATTGGCTGTGGAGCTGAGAGTGAAAGGCAGTCAATTTTTAGAATACAAGGATCAAGTGCTGCGGATGTATGAAACAGGTAACAAAACTGAGGCAGACGATTTACAGAGGCAGACGGGAAATTCTCTCCAGGAGGAATTTTTTCTCAGTATGAGGGAAATCGGCGATTATCAAGAGGAGGCCCTGAACAACGAGGTCTCCCAAGTGCTGGATGATAACCGAGAAGCGTATATGTCCACTGCAGTCATAACATCGATCGGTCTGCTGATTGGTCTGGGCATCATGTACTGGATCGCTTTCAGCTTGAACCGCGGACTTGATATTCTCTCCACCATGATCACGAATTTCGCAAACGCGAAACGGGCTGAATTATCGTATCGGATCCCGATTACCACGAATGATGAATTCGGGCGGCTGGCCGTCGTCTTCAATGAAATGGTCGATAAGATTGAACAATCGGCCATTACCGAGCGAAGGCTGAACAAGATCAATGAGGATTCACTGTGGCTTCAAACGGAAATGTCCAGAGTATACTATAATCTTCAGCAAATCGATGAGCTTGAGGAGATCGGTGAAGCGTTTATATCAGAGCTTGTGCGTATTGTTGGCGCGCATGACGGCGCTTTATATGTGATTAAAGGATCGGGGGCCGAAAGAAAGCTGGACCTCATGGGGGTTTACGCACGATCCGAAAGCGATGCCGACAAACAGCTGGAGGTTGGTTCCGGTCTGATCGGCCAGTGCGCCAAAGACGGTCAGCCGATCAGCGTGGAAGGATATAAGGGAGAATACGGCAAAATCCGCTCCTCCTTCGGCGAGCTTCAAGAGATGACCCTTACGATTCAGCCGATCAAATATGACGAGCAGATCCTTGGCGCATTTGAGCTGACTTCACTAGCTTCTTTTAATGAGATAGAGCAAAAAATGATTGTACAAATGGCTGAGTTATTTGGCATTCTGCTCAATAGTATTCAGGGGCGGATCCGAATTGAGGAGCTGCTGCGGATTCATCAAGCGCTCAACGATGAATTGCAGAGCCAATCCGAAGAGCTATTGTCTCAGCAAGACGAGCTTAAAGCTTCAAATGAGAAGCTGGAAGAGCAGACCAGAGAGCTGAAAGCCTCGGAAGAGGCGCTGCAGCGTCAGCAGGAGGAGCTAGAGCAGGGCAACGAAGCGCTTATGAACAAAACGGCGGAGCTGGAGGTGCAGATCAAGGAAACGGAGGAGATCAATCGACAAGTCGAACTAGCCAAAGAATCCCTTGAGAGACAAGCGCTTGAGCTTGCCCTGGCTTCTCGGTATAAATCGGAGTTTTTGGCGAATATGTCGCACGAGCTTCGGACTCCGCTGAACAGCCTTCTGATTTTATCCCAGCTGCTAAAGGAAAATAAAGAAGGACGCTTGTCCAGTAAACAAGTGGAATATGCGGAGACCATTTATTCCTCCGGATGTGATTTGCTCCGGTTGATTGATGATGTGCTCGATCTGGCCAAGGTAGAATCCGGTCGCATGGAAGTGAATTCAGAACCGGTCTTGCTTCAGGAAATAGCAGACACTCTGCACAAGGCGTTCGATCCGGTTGCTCTCAGCAAGGAGCTTCAATATGAAATCAGACTGGGGGAGAACCTTCCCGCCAGCATCCAGACAGATCCTTCACGGCTTCAGCAAATATTGAAAAACTTGCTTTCCAATGCTTTTAAATTTACTCACAGCGGCGGTGTGGTGCTCGAAATACGTCATGCTCAGAAATCCGAACTAATGCTGGCCTTTGCGGTAGAAGATACGGGTATTGGAATCTCGTCCGAGAAGCAGGAGATGATATTTGAAGCGTTCCAGCAGGCGGACGGGACGACGAGTCGTCAATATGGAGGAACTGGACTCGGGCTGTCGATCAGCCGTCAATTGGCTTTCCTGCTGGGTGGATCCCTTGAGCTTGAGAGCAAGGAAGGCAGCGGCAGCCGCTTTACGCTGTACCTGCCGATGGAAACCGTCCAAAGCTTCGAAGAATTCGCATCCGCCGGCATTCCTGCCGCGGCTGCGGCCAAGGAGACGCAGAGCCCCGCCGTGGATCTGCAGGCACATGCCGCTTATGATCCCAAGAAATCCGAGGTTTTGACGACAGGCCATCATCTCTCCGATGACAGGGATCGGATTGAAGAAGGCGATAAAGTGCTGCTGATCATCGAGGACGATGCCCACTTTGCCGCGATATTACTAGATATGGCGCGCAGCCGTAATTTTAAGGCCTTGGTAGCGCTGCAGGGTGATACGGGGCTGCAGCTTGCCAAACGGTACAGGCCCCATGCAATACTGCTAGATATTCAGCTGCCCGTCATCGACGGTTGGTCGGTACTAGTGAAGTTAAAGAACGATTCCGAAACGCGCCATATTCCGGTACACGTTATTTCAGTTGTGGATGAAATTCATCAGGGACTGTCCATGGGGGCAATTGCCTGGCTGAAGAAACCATCGAGCAGGGAGAATCTTGAGCAGGCATTTGCACACATTCAATCGTTCCTGAATCGCGACCTTCGCAATCTGCTCATCGTTCAGCCTGATGAGGAGCACCGCGGCAACTTGATCGAGCTGATCGCACACGATGATATAAGCATCACTGGCGTTTCCAGCGGAGAGGCAGCGTTAGCAGCGATCTCGGAGCAGCCGTTCGATTGTATGGTGCTTGACTATGGTTTAACGGATATGTCCGTGTACGAACTGCTGGACCGAATCAAAGTGGATGAAGGTTTGCGGCGTTTGCCGATCATTATCTATACAGGCAAGACGCTTGATAAGAAGGAACAATTGCGTTTAAAAAAATACGCTGAATCCATCATCATTAAAGACGTGAAGTCCCCGGAGCGGCTTCTGGATGAAACCTCGCTGTTCCTCCATCGGGTGGAAGAGCGCCTACCGGATGAGAAGAAGCTGGTGCTGCAAAAGCTGCACAGCTTCGAAGCGGTATTTACGGGCAAAAAGGTACTGCTCGTTGACGATGATATCCGTAATATTTTCGCGCTTTCTAACCTTCTTGAAGGTTTGGATATGCAGGTCGCTTTCGCGGAAACCGGCAAGCAGGCGCTGGAGCTCCTCGACCGTGAGCCGGATTTTGATATTGTGCTTATGGATATTATGATGCCTGTTATGGACGGTTACGATGCAATGCGTGCGATACGTGCGGACGTGCGGTTCGACAAGCTGCCGATTATCGCATTGACAGCCAAGGCCATGAAGGGCGACCGTGACAAATGTATACAGGCGGGAGCCTCCGACTATATTACGAAACCGGTTCATACGGAACAACTGCTTTCGCTCATGAGGGTTTGGCTGTGCAAATAA
- a CDS encoding FCD domain-containing protein: MTKKLTYETVYDEIKRKIESGIWKPGQQIPPLEQLSVELGVGISSIREAVRILGQQKILRVEQGRGTYVENDVTGSDGERTLDFLEKATMLQLTEARLIIEPELAAIAAEKATEAEAEAIMRTADTMRRKIRKKQNFFKEDLLFHELIARASHNEVMFHMLERISDLLTDSRRRSMKWEGMDKKAASYHHLIAQAIVQCNPTQARTLMKSHMEDMLLGFRQNI, encoded by the coding sequence ATGACCAAAAAACTGACTTATGAAACCGTTTACGACGAAATCAAACGGAAAATTGAAAGCGGCATCTGGAAGCCCGGCCAGCAGATTCCACCACTGGAGCAGCTTTCAGTGGAGCTTGGCGTTGGGATATCATCTATTCGTGAAGCGGTGCGCATTCTCGGCCAGCAGAAGATTTTACGAGTGGAGCAGGGGAGAGGCACCTATGTCGAGAACGATGTGACCGGCAGCGATGGAGAAAGAACGCTTGATTTTCTCGAGAAGGCGACCATGCTGCAGCTTACGGAGGCGAGGCTGATCATCGAGCCGGAGCTGGCGGCGATAGCGGCCGAGAAAGCGACGGAAGCCGAGGCGGAGGCCATTATGCGGACAGCTGATACGATGCGGCGCAAAATTCGAAAAAAGCAGAACTTTTTTAAAGAAGATTTGCTGTTTCACGAGCTGATTGCCAGAGCATCTCATAATGAAGTCATGTTTCACATGCTGGAGCGAATCAGCGATCTGCTTACAGACAGCCGTAGGCGCTCGATGAAATGGGAGGGGATGGACAAGAAGGCGGCCTCCTATCATCACTTGATCGCGCAGGCTATTGTACAGTGTAATCCCACCCAAGCGAGAACGTTGATGAAAAGCCATATGGAGGATATGCTGTTGGGGTTTCGCCAAAACATTTAG